In the genome of Terribacillus sp. FSL K6-0262, one region contains:
- the spoIIGA gene encoding sigma-E processing peptidase SpoIIGA yields the protein MTIYLDAVWTLNLFLDWLLLLSTQAIARLQVHKLRIFTGAFIASLIVPVTVYFPESYLVHPAGKLLFSMVIIWAAFGFRSVTRFLKLLLLFYFITFAAGGSLFAIHYMLQTQAAFTPASFLTVSTGYGDHVSWLFVAIMFPIALYFTKSRMDKQRFEQFRYDQLHAVQVSINGIPHKTEGFIDSGNHLSDPLTKRPVIICDRLFLQNWFDEEEWRLLEEANKQLDLDLLPKNWAYEFSVVPYQGVNGEGALMLVLKPDSILIELDQKIIETDRVWIGIQFGNLTTDHRYHCLLHPSLVHDASTQAG from the coding sequence GTGACAATCTATCTGGATGCGGTCTGGACACTCAATCTGTTTTTGGACTGGCTGCTGCTATTATCCACACAGGCTATTGCAAGGCTTCAAGTACACAAGCTCCGTATATTCACTGGCGCCTTCATTGCCTCGCTCATCGTTCCAGTAACTGTCTATTTTCCAGAAAGCTATCTGGTCCACCCGGCAGGAAAGCTGCTTTTTTCCATGGTGATCATTTGGGCTGCTTTTGGATTCCGTTCTGTCACCCGTTTCTTAAAACTGCTGCTGCTTTTTTATTTCATCACCTTTGCAGCGGGAGGCAGCCTGTTCGCCATCCATTATATGCTGCAGACCCAAGCTGCATTTACCCCTGCCTCCTTTTTGACGGTAAGCACAGGATATGGTGATCACGTCAGCTGGCTGTTCGTAGCCATCATGTTTCCGATCGCATTGTATTTTACCAAGAGCAGGATGGACAAGCAGCGTTTTGAACAATTCCGTTATGATCAGCTGCATGCCGTCCAAGTGAGCATCAATGGCATTCCACATAAGACAGAGGGCTTCATCGATAGCGGGAATCACTTATCGGATCCGCTGACGAAGCGGCCAGTCATAATCTGTGATCGCCTCTTTTTGCAAAATTGGTTCGATGAAGAAGAATGGCGGCTGCTGGAGGAGGCGAACAAGCAGCTGGACTTGGATTTGCTGCCGAAGAACTGGGCATATGAATTTTCTGTCGTTCCGTATCAGGGTGTCAATGGGGAAGGAGCACTTATGCTTGTCTTAAAGCCGGACAGCATTCTGATTGAGTTGGATCAAAAGATAATCGAAACAGATCGGGTCTGGATCGGCATTCAATTCGGCAATCTGACAACCGATCATCGGTATCACTGTCTGCTCCATCCGTCACTTGTACATGATGCCAGCACGCAAGCGGGCTAA
- the sigE gene encoding RNA polymerase sporulation sigma factor SigE, which translates to MGKRAWKLKLWWYKILVKLGIKRKEIYYIGGSEALPPPLSKEEEFKLLQLLPTGDKSARAMLIERNLRLVVYIARKFENTGINIEDLISIGTIGLIKAVNTFNPEKKIKLATYASRCIENEILMYLRRNSKLKSEISFDEPLNIDWDGNELLLSDVLGTDDDIITKDIEKNVDKNLLKKALEQLNDREKQIMELRFGLVGQEEKTQKDVADMLGISQSYISRLEKKIIRRLQKEFNKML; encoded by the coding sequence ATGGGGAAAAGAGCATGGAAGCTGAAATTATGGTGGTATAAGATTCTTGTAAAGCTGGGGATCAAGCGGAAGGAAATCTATTACATCGGCGGCAGCGAGGCATTGCCTCCCCCACTGTCGAAGGAAGAAGAATTCAAATTGCTTCAGCTTTTGCCGACAGGAGATAAATCTGCCAGGGCGATGCTTATCGAACGGAATCTGCGTTTGGTAGTGTATATAGCAAGGAAGTTCGAAAATACCGGGATCAACATCGAGGATTTGATCAGTATCGGAACAATCGGTTTGATCAAAGCGGTGAATACCTTCAACCCAGAGAAAAAAATCAAACTTGCGACATACGCGTCCCGCTGTATCGAGAATGAAATTCTCATGTACCTGCGCAGGAACAGCAAATTGAAATCGGAAATCTCCTTCGATGAACCGCTCAATATCGATTGGGATGGCAATGAATTATTATTGTCGGATGTTCTGGGGACAGATGATGATATCATCACCAAGGATATCGAAAAAAATGTGGATAAAAACTTATTGAAAAAAGCACTGGAACAGCTGAATGACAGGGAAAAGCAAATCATGGAGCTGCGTTTCGGGCTAGTCGGCCAGGAAGAGAAGACCCAAAAGGATGTGGCCGATATGCTCGGCATTTCCCAATCGTATATTTCCAGGCTGGAAAAGAAAATCATCCGCAGACTGCAAAAAGAATTTAATAAAATGCTTTAA
- a CDS encoding YlmC/YmxH family sporulation protein, whose amino-acid sequence MTLTELQMKDIILMENGKRVGNVSDLEINAQNGHISAIVVTLRGKMMGLFGKEEELVVPWNQIITIGTDVILIKSPEQVSITEEAGK is encoded by the coding sequence ATGACGCTTACCGAATTGCAGATGAAGGATATAATTTTGATGGAAAACGGGAAAAGGGTAGGGAATGTATCCGACTTGGAAATCAATGCACAAAACGGGCATATTTCAGCGATCGTCGTGACACTCCGCGGTAAAATGATGGGGCTGTTCGGCAAGGAAGAAGAATTGGTTGTCCCGTGGAATCAGATCATCACAATCGGGACGGATGTCATTTTGATCAAGAGTCCAGAGCAAGTATCGATCACCGAAGAAGCTGGCAAGTAA
- the pgeF gene encoding peptidoglycan editing factor PgeF gives MKETASSLKGLYMELGGWSAPDSIVSGITTKYHGVSKAPFDSLNMGLHVGDDPKDVIRNRELLADAIHFPLDKWVLGEQVHGTEIAVVTKQEAGRGSRDLADSLPAVDGLITKEKGILLSAFFADCVPLYFCDAANGWIGMAHAGWRGTVADMAGKMVEALCARGADKDNLQVMIGPCISKNRYEVDGRIVQQIPVQFRDEVLDSHAHGRFQLDLQALNRLYLQRAGIMSGNILTAAYCTYDSPEFYSHREDQGKTGRMLGFIGMKEEQV, from the coding sequence ATGAAGGAAACAGCTTCCAGTCTGAAGGGGCTGTATATGGAGCTTGGCGGATGGTCAGCTCCTGACAGCATCGTCAGCGGGATTACGACAAAATACCATGGTGTGAGCAAAGCACCTTTTGATAGTCTGAATATGGGGCTGCATGTCGGGGATGATCCAAAGGATGTCATCCGGAATCGTGAGCTGCTTGCAGACGCCATTCATTTTCCATTGGATAAATGGGTCCTGGGGGAACAGGTCCATGGAACGGAAATAGCAGTCGTCACAAAACAGGAAGCTGGCCGCGGCAGCAGGGATTTGGCAGACAGCCTGCCGGCAGTCGATGGCCTGATCACCAAGGAAAAAGGAATACTGCTTTCTGCATTCTTTGCCGACTGCGTGCCGCTTTACTTCTGTGATGCAGCCAATGGATGGATCGGGATGGCGCATGCTGGCTGGCGCGGAACCGTCGCCGATATGGCAGGGAAAATGGTCGAGGCGCTTTGTGCCCGTGGAGCAGACAAGGATAATCTGCAGGTAATGATTGGACCGTGCATTTCCAAAAACAGGTATGAAGTGGACGGTCGTATCGTTCAGCAGATTCCGGTACAATTCCGGGATGAGGTGCTTGATTCCCATGCTCATGGCCGATTCCAGCTTGATTTGCAGGCGCTCAACCGACTTTATCTGCAGCGGGCAGGAATCATGAGCGGTAACATACTGACAGCAGCCTATTGTACATATGATTCCCCGGAATTTTATTCACACCGGGAGGATCAGGGGAAAACCGGCAGAATGCTCGGTTTTATCGGAATGAAAGAGGAGCAAGTATGA
- a CDS encoding cell division protein SepF: MSFKNKMKNFFTVDDEEYEYVEEQAEEQEEIEPYRQGGRNQSQAQNVVSLKSVQSSSKVVLCEPRTYNEAQEIADHVVNRRAVVLNLQRVDHHQAKRIVDFLSGTVYALNGDIQKLGSQTFLCAPDNIELTGSISDMVEEQDDYNKRW, translated from the coding sequence ATGAGTTTCAAGAATAAGATGAAGAATTTCTTTACTGTGGATGACGAGGAGTATGAATACGTCGAGGAACAGGCTGAAGAACAAGAAGAAATCGAGCCTTACCGACAAGGCGGGCGGAATCAGAGCCAGGCTCAGAATGTTGTGAGCCTGAAAAGTGTACAATCCTCCTCCAAAGTCGTCCTCTGTGAGCCAAGGACTTATAATGAAGCGCAGGAAATTGCTGATCATGTGGTGAACAGAAGGGCAGTCGTGCTCAATTTGCAGCGTGTCGACCACCATCAGGCGAAGCGAATCGTTGATTTTCTCAGCGGAACGGTTTACGCTCTCAATGGTGATATTCAAAAGCTGGGCAGTCAGACGTTCCTATGCGCTCCGGACAATATCGAGCTTACCGGCAGTATATCCGATATGGTAGAGGAACAGGATGACTATAATAAGAGGTGGTAA
- the sigG gene encoding RNA polymerase sporulation sigma factor SigG — protein MSRQKVEICGVDTSKLPVLKNEEMKKLFIRMQQEDDMSAREELVNGNLRLVLSVIQRFNNRGEYVDDLFQVGCIGLMKSIDNFDLKHNVRFSTYAVPMIIGEIRRYLRDNNPIRVSRSLRDTAYKALQVREKLIAQTSKDPTTAEIAAELGVQPSDITFAMDAIQDPVSLFEPIYNDGGDPIFVLDQLRSESENDAAWLDNLSIKEGMHRLNEREKMILNKRFFQGKTQMEVADEIGISQAQVSRLEKAAIEEMNKQMFE, from the coding sequence ATGTCGAGACAGAAAGTTGAAATATGTGGAGTAGATACTTCGAAACTGCCAGTGCTCAAAAATGAAGAAATGAAAAAGCTATTCATCCGCATGCAGCAGGAGGACGACATGTCAGCCCGGGAAGAACTCGTCAATGGGAATCTCCGTCTCGTTCTCAGTGTCATCCAGCGTTTCAATAACCGAGGGGAATATGTCGACGATCTTTTTCAAGTAGGCTGTATCGGACTAATGAAATCCATAGATAATTTCGATTTGAAGCATAATGTGCGTTTCTCTACATACGCAGTGCCGATGATCATCGGGGAAATCCGTCGCTACCTCAGGGACAATAATCCGATCCGCGTATCGCGTTCCTTACGCGATACAGCATACAAAGCTTTGCAAGTGAGGGAGAAGCTGATTGCTCAGACATCGAAGGATCCGACAACGGCAGAAATTGCAGCAGAGCTGGGCGTACAGCCCTCAGACATCACCTTTGCCATGGATGCCATCCAGGATCCGGTCTCTTTATTCGAGCCGATTTACAATGATGGAGGCGACCCTATCTTCGTTTTGGACCAGCTGCGCAGCGAATCGGAGAATGATGCGGCCTGGCTGGATAACCTATCGATAAAAGAAGGTATGCATCGCTTGAACGAGCGGGAGAAAATGATACTTAACAAGCGCTTCTTCCAAGGAAAGACGCAAATGGAAGTGGCAGATGAAATCGGAATATCCCAAGCACAAGTATCACGCCTGGAAAAAGCCGCAATCGAAGAGATGAATAAACAAATGTTCGAATGA
- a CDS encoding YggS family pyridoxal phosphate-dependent enzyme produces MNTVKQNLERIREEISSAAAQSGRKSEDITLLAVTKYVTIERTKEAVDAGIVDLGENRIEGFLEKQAAIGEKANWHFIGNLQSRKVKDVINQVDYLHALDRLSLAKEIQKRAARKIKCFVQVNVSGEETKSGVSPDETLAFIRKLAAYPAIEVVGLMTMAPNTQDEDVLRGVFSGLRKLRDEAAAENMAHAPCTMLSMGMSNDFKIAIEEGATHVRVGSALVGPYQ; encoded by the coding sequence ATGAATACAGTAAAACAGAATCTGGAACGGATCAGGGAGGAGATCAGCTCGGCAGCGGCCCAATCCGGCCGGAAATCCGAGGATATTACACTCCTTGCAGTCACGAAATATGTTACAATTGAACGAACAAAAGAAGCTGTCGATGCTGGGATTGTCGATTTGGGTGAGAACCGGATCGAGGGCTTCCTGGAGAAGCAGGCCGCAATCGGGGAAAAAGCCAATTGGCATTTCATCGGCAATCTGCAATCCAGGAAAGTGAAAGATGTCATCAATCAAGTGGATTATCTGCATGCACTCGATAGGCTTTCATTGGCAAAGGAAATACAGAAACGGGCTGCCAGGAAAATCAAGTGCTTTGTGCAGGTCAACGTAAGCGGAGAAGAAACCAAATCCGGCGTGTCACCAGATGAAACACTTGCTTTCATCCGGAAGCTTGCGGCATATCCTGCGATCGAGGTTGTCGGGTTGATGACAATGGCACCCAATACACAGGATGAAGATGTGCTCCGCGGTGTTTTCAGCGGATTGAGGAAGCTGCGTGATGAAGCGGCAGCTGAAAATATGGCCCATGCACCGTGCACCATGTTATCCATGGGAATGAGTAATGATTTCAAAATTGCAATAGAAGAAGGAGCGACACATGTCCGGGTCGGCTCTGCCCTTGTAGGTCCATATCAATAA
- a CDS encoding YggT family protein — MLWNIISAAFQVYSLALIVYILMSWFPGARQSAFGEILGRICEPYLDVFRRFIPPLGMIDLSPIVAIIVLNLARSGLYTIYAMIFY, encoded by the coding sequence ATGCTTTGGAACATAATTAGTGCAGCATTCCAGGTTTATTCCCTGGCATTGATCGTCTATATCCTGATGTCGTGGTTCCCTGGAGCCAGGCAGTCAGCGTTCGGGGAGATCCTGGGACGAATTTGTGAGCCGTATTTGGATGTATTCCGCAGGTTCATTCCGCCGCTGGGGATGATCGATCTGTCGCCGATCGTTGCGATCATCGTCCTCAATTTGGCACGGAGTGGGTTATATACCATTTACGCGATGATTTTCTATTGA
- the ftsA gene encoding cell division protein FtsA has translation MNNSEILVSLDVGTSKIKVIIGEVFPDSLNIIGVGTAKSKGLKKGAIVDIDQTVQSIRNAVEQAERMVGMQIERVVVGVNGNQIQLQSCHGVVAVSSETREIDDEDVARVIDAAQVVSIPPEREIVDVIPKQFIVDGLDGINDPRGMIGVRLEMEGTIITCSRTVLHNLLKCVERANLEVMDICLQPLAAGAVALSEDEKNLGVGLIDIGGGNTTVSVFGNGQLMATSVVPLGGDNISKDISIGLKTSSEEAEEIKIGYGHAFYDDAREEETFEASIIGSNKKQTFSQLDVADIAEARVEEIYAYADSEIKRMGFPELPGGYVLTGGTSMMPGMLELAQDCFQANVRLAIPDYLGVREPQFTSAVGILQFAYRNARIQGKEIFSAVTEGDFEEPERRPAKPAKSEKKKGEEKKKESGIANLFKYFFD, from the coding sequence GTGAACAACAGTGAAATTTTAGTCAGCTTAGATGTAGGAACATCAAAAATTAAAGTGATTATCGGGGAAGTCTTTCCTGATTCCCTTAATATAATCGGTGTCGGTACGGCAAAATCAAAAGGTTTGAAAAAAGGCGCCATCGTTGATATCGATCAGACCGTCCAATCAATCCGGAATGCAGTGGAGCAGGCCGAGCGGATGGTAGGCATGCAAATCGAGCGTGTAGTCGTCGGGGTGAATGGGAATCAAATCCAGCTGCAATCCTGTCACGGTGTGGTTGCTGTTTCCAGTGAAACAAGGGAAATAGACGATGAGGATGTCGCGCGTGTAATTGATGCGGCTCAGGTCGTATCCATTCCGCCGGAGAGGGAAATCGTCGATGTCATTCCGAAGCAGTTCATCGTGGATGGCTTGGACGGCATCAATGACCCGCGCGGTATGATCGGTGTGCGGCTGGAAATGGAAGGGACCATCATTACTTGTTCCCGCACAGTCTTACATAATCTATTGAAATGCGTCGAGAGAGCCAACTTAGAAGTGATGGATATATGTCTGCAGCCTTTGGCTGCAGGGGCTGTAGCCCTTTCGGAGGATGAAAAGAACCTTGGAGTGGGCTTGATCGACATCGGCGGGGGCAATACGACCGTGTCTGTGTTCGGCAATGGCCAGCTGATGGCGACAAGTGTCGTTCCGCTTGGCGGTGACAACATCAGCAAGGATATCTCGATCGGTTTGAAGACTTCATCAGAAGAAGCGGAAGAAATCAAAATTGGATATGGACATGCCTTCTATGATGACGCCAGGGAGGAAGAGACATTCGAAGCTTCCATCATTGGCAGCAATAAGAAACAGACTTTTTCCCAGCTTGATGTCGCTGATATTGCAGAAGCCCGTGTAGAGGAAATCTATGCATATGCAGACAGTGAAATCAAGCGGATGGGCTTCCCCGAATTGCCGGGCGGATATGTCCTCACTGGAGGAACATCCATGATGCCTGGCATGCTGGAGCTTGCGCAGGATTGTTTTCAAGCGAATGTGAGGCTTGCGATCCCGGATTATCTGGGAGTGAGGGAACCGCAGTTCACAAGTGCCGTTGGAATCTTGCAATTTGCCTATCGGAATGCGAGAATACAAGGTAAGGAAATCTTCTCTGCCGTGACAGAAGGAGACTTCGAGGAACCGGAAAGAAGACCGGCTAAACCTGCTAAATCAGAAAAGAAAAAAGGCGAAGAAAAAAAGAAAGAATCAGGTATCGCCAACCTGTTCAAGTACTTTTTCGATTAA
- the ftsZ gene encoding cell division protein FtsZ: MLEFDTNMETLATIKVIGVGGGGSNAVNRMIEHGVQGVEFIAVNTDSQALNLSKADVKMQIGAKLTRGLGAGANPEVGRKAAEESKEQIQEALQGADMVFVTAGMGGGTGTGAAPVIAQVAKELGALTVGIVTRPFSFEGRKRQTQALAGTDALKGSVDTLIVIPNDRLLEIVDKNTPMLEAFREADNVLRQGVQGISELIAVPGLINVDFADVKTIMADKGSALMGIGIATGENRATEAAKKAISSPLLETSIDGAHGVLMNISGGANLSLYEVQEAADIVTSAADQEVNVIFGSVINEDLKDEIVVTVIATGFDEAQIQQAMNAPRPKARPVQKETQSTQQPAPTERRREREEPRREAPSPQPRKQEEDTLDIPTFLRNRNRRR, from the coding sequence ATGTTAGAGTTTGACACAAATATGGAAACATTAGCTACGATAAAAGTCATCGGCGTCGGCGGCGGCGGAAGCAACGCCGTCAACCGGATGATCGAACATGGCGTCCAAGGCGTCGAATTCATTGCGGTGAACACTGATTCGCAAGCATTGAATCTATCAAAAGCAGATGTCAAGATGCAAATTGGCGCAAAATTGACACGCGGTCTTGGTGCAGGAGCCAATCCGGAAGTGGGCCGTAAAGCTGCTGAGGAAAGCAAAGAGCAAATCCAGGAAGCATTGCAAGGCGCTGACATGGTATTTGTTACAGCTGGTATGGGAGGCGGTACTGGTACCGGTGCTGCCCCGGTCATCGCACAAGTGGCCAAGGAGCTCGGTGCATTGACAGTCGGAATCGTGACCCGTCCATTCTCCTTCGAGGGACGGAAGCGTCAGACACAGGCTCTGGCAGGTACAGATGCCCTGAAAGGCAGTGTTGATACACTGATCGTCATCCCGAATGACCGTTTGCTTGAAATCGTCGATAAAAATACACCGATGCTTGAAGCATTCCGCGAAGCGGACAATGTCCTCCGTCAAGGTGTACAAGGTATTTCCGAATTGATTGCGGTTCCTGGTCTGATCAACGTCGACTTCGCTGACGTGAAGACAATCATGGCTGACAAAGGATCGGCGCTCATGGGCATTGGTATCGCCACGGGTGAGAATCGGGCGACGGAAGCTGCAAAGAAAGCCATCAGCTCTCCATTGCTTGAAACGTCGATCGATGGGGCGCATGGTGTCCTGATGAATATCTCCGGCGGAGCGAACTTGAGCCTGTATGAAGTACAGGAAGCTGCCGATATCGTAACAAGCGCAGCCGATCAGGAAGTGAACGTGATCTTCGGTTCCGTCATCAATGAAGATCTGAAAGACGAGATCGTCGTGACGGTCATTGCGACAGGTTTCGATGAGGCGCAGATCCAGCAAGCGATGAACGCACCCCGTCCGAAAGCCCGCCCGGTACAAAAAGAGACACAAAGCACGCAGCAGCCCGCTCCGACGGAAAGAAGGAGAGAACGGGAAGAGCCGCGCCGCGAAGCACCGTCTCCGCAGCCGCGCAAGCAGGAAGAGGATACATTGGATATCCCGACATTCCTTCGCAACCGCAACCGCAGAAGATGA